One segment of Cardiocondyla obscurior isolate alpha-2009 linkage group LG13, Cobs3.1, whole genome shotgun sequence DNA contains the following:
- the LOC139107612 gene encoding adenomatous polyposis coli protein isoform X3 — MRSVETRRDKAHTTEGRVSCSSSAIATTTTATGVGVEGVAGAWNAQRGRQLPPPPSASRSLDASDAAAASFGSVATQRCAAGKSTVVDAASRPSHIYLGPPFTAKTSKEDAMELETKEEDERRSSTSSPEFYLRKSKLNYNEDNSSEEEAKQDTASLPSHRLPSSYRGTWPIRRDVWANQQIGFPAQQNTSIAAHNDVASVMSFSSNSASLADNSAELQGHRRLGAKVDVVYNLLGMFEKNSRDDMSTTLLSMSTSIESCLVMRQSGCLPLLVQLIHAPEQNSETRDRAMQALHNVVHAKSDERAGRREVRVLRFLEQLRDYCQNLRMSLERNQLTDDLERGHPAATIAALMKLSFDEAHRHAMCQLGGLHAVAELIEMDHMAHGSESDDPNCITLRRYAGMALTNLTFGDGNNKALLCSFKEFMKALVSQLRSSSDDLRQVTASVLRNLSWRADSSSKQTLREVGAVTGLMKAAMEGRKESTLKSILSALWNLSAHCSTNKVDICAVDGALAFLVDMLSYNAPSKTLAIVENAGGILRNVSSHIAVREDYRAIVRERGCLQVLLQQLRSPSLTVVSNACGALWNLSARCSQDQRLLWDLGAVPMLRSLVHSKHKMISMGSSAALKNLLSARPGCSNLVHVDSITRGLGLSTLPSLAARRQRALEQEIDQNLAETCDNIEPSTSPINKDDKFTFKLDHSLLGIGTHNFRPCQLHHQPNTSNFKCNGVTRSESKDSMRSVTSTHSDTMFERVNRHVLNGISPTDSQIKQQSSSLHSAVGFGNNSVCGKSRDSSCERKYTLRYKNAIPEQLGPSDVFNINELRCTNSTISWAAAPNHEPSQTSLHSSIENNISLFDQSASSSSKAGSQSSVSEEVEATVRVKSDYQRVAASATVNGSKQTPYLSNVSSMKKTTKKVSMRQHDALNSIQNAIPTTSIHSPDDNLFGDYAETDLDQPTDYSLRYREQTIDDEKQHSDFFTGNDQGLLHEDTVRTYYTEGTPRETSLNSSRATSASDLQDDSRIRGSSKKLSEQYKDSVLHMQNNDCKTSLTDVKLNDFAKSETELNLRATHLTDDESANDSLPYLEHLENKHLKSNREGTNVQSHSSVRTTPISMVLGNSEYNDDHDRESSSKINGLDSKSNNCKTNTEVPSSDVDFSSNSNGIKTSNNDSGYQVSDGDEDDEDLLAACINIGMKNNRHRHSFAGNDLEKLPRPVTTLNRYQTNFTLNQIEHKGVVMPDALCNMKHAQSHGSMVQNILTKKNKEDESDNSEKLIKRNIESATVTTNVTDEFKRNENSGKIIAKKTVNDNLSSNFSEETSLLQKSNASLDKNISNDIAIINDECNADLKSFDLRKVDDAIGDIPLANISSIKQSKDSESSESIDSVEQSEHALLELCIQPSIKSENNVDYVKSQLELYNNKKIDFVKERNNDVTEIDGNVSGKSEASFEIVNTSDVLHRDSVEKHMKEETYRRQRDPDAMIASLDRLTATLVQQTEAIRERDSGTMKQSLTCDTWNEDSPNEISFPSISMSAPLAASFNSDSQEDQRTTSENNEQINMTESKIIQREAIKLAKAVDAELNNQNELETTSLTSIDFEAIKPPSAMGSLLSLTASYAGNVDDSAETFIINRDRCYSTSLPPASIRNSNDLRNVRKKSLPVGVVAKRALGQNQNHTASLENLLNECTSLHLENVKPPSLMDELPDTGDMENSMLSVASITSEIADSKDQDSNSLTGSDSVIFEMLKPVANVLSMTCMRYIEDTQNSANNSLSECLENINPPSLFNEVTEMDESTMEAATDTMCSDTLCIDMDFHTDETIHSIVAEVIDEAENDTDEGATPLSSECCVSSSAESTPKKRPYSRSYLTPKQKRNLAKERYKTYTIAAEIIKKEEEERRKQDGIVNGVPADRIPRGKSPFSKLTPKQRRQENRARFQTQVLENPFADLKTVPTEETTNKMTVESIEKQESIPPTVKSSIPTLTKLPMPKVSRRKRGDSQENKDRYRTRTLNDSEAVFRDIEREHISNINTTEGHAGAQGYAQEEIQNILEQNATFVLNTLNESSKVNEIDDYSLHCETFTVVTNDSDPNCNLKMRFKNGVPKKLIGAQCINVQTPTANISNENLKAEHAEVAYENLDLTHPIDSSSDEESNCEGTYQKPQETKRPRIIKPGTPGRDPSADSNGTDKSEPESPKAIRGRRKMLYSNLTTRKSTPHSSPLKQTNPVSGIPIGRSNTSPSARIPRATTTTTLRQNNNGTTVTKDSPKSNTSPKRMSFSADAERKAQNSATVSKRTSVPQKGSSLTFTKSTKRHSTPAACSSNYQTSSKPSETPIKLLERQGTFTKDEPEIENAPTVHSTSSSPIKTRIAKPIKGVSSKVYPVAGKSKISTKTQECQPKITTANSSEKMQPPKGSLMMPKKFSKKIGIPTKALNGNALQNDKTVRRVDSLGQRSNSNSSIVSNSSVSVQNRKLTKEATSKIASLWKKVEESKTRQRFDKPDNRQWIKPTNSVSEVDAVDATDTYDNPPAYRLFRSSTFEGISQENSDGDMSPYKSKSNRSSLLSTQIESGGHRYRNSCDLTGMNAQETPCKIPIKSSEMYKRELSQLDDTVTMRKQSNADLMEEMDLAKRMSRLGSFIPMDPTAEKSGSGVRTPASAIVSPFNYNPKLDIPPQAAKVKSDEVQGKFETTDCHVEVASGSTRETPV, encoded by the exons atG agGAGCGTGGAAACTCGTAGGGATAAAGCGCACACGACGGAGGGCCGCGTGTCGTGTTCGTCGTCGGCAatagcgacgacgacgacagcgACGGGTGTCGGGGTGGAAGGCGTCGCCGGCGCGTGGAACGCACAGAGAGGACGGCAGTTGCCGCCACCACCCTCGGCATCGCGCAGCCTGGACGCTTCCGACGCCGCAGCAGCATCATTCGGTTCCGTCGCCACGCAGAGATGCGCTGCTGGGAAGAGCACCGTCGTCGATGCagcgtcgaggccgtcgcacATTTACTTGGGTCCTCCTTTTACCGCTAAAACCAGCAAGGAGGATGCCATGGAGTTGGAGACTAAGGAAGAGGATGAACGACGCTCGTCGACGTCGAGTCCTGAG TTCTACctaagaaaaagtaaattaaattacaatgaGGATAATAGCAGTGAGGAAGAAGCTAAGCAGGATACAGCTTCCTTACCTAGCCACAGGCTACCATCTTCGTATCGTGGAACGTGGCCCATCAGAAGAGACGTTTGGGCTAACCAGCAGATTGGCTTTCCGGCACAACAGAACACATCTATCGCTGCACATAAT GATGTGGCCAGCGTGATGAGTTTTTCGTCGAACTCGGCAAGTCTCGCGGACAACTCCGCAGAGCTGCAGGGCCACCGGCGACTAGGTGCCAAGGTAGACGTGGTGTACAATCTTTTGGGTATGTTTGAAAAAAACAGCCGAGATGATATGAGCACGACTCTACTCTCTATGAGCACTTCCATAGAGAGCTGCCTAGTGATGAGACAGTCCGGATGCCTGCCGTTACTGGTACAATTAATCCACGCGCCCGAACAGAATTCGGAGACACGAGACAGAGCAATGCAAGCACTACACAACGTGGTTCACGCCAAGAGTGACGAGAGAGCTGGTCGTCGGGAAGTGCGTGTGCTGCGATTTCTCGAACAGTTGCGCGACTATTGTCAAAATCTGAGGATGTCTTTAGAACGAAATCAGCTCACGGATGATCTCGAGAGAGGACACCCTGCGGCGACGATAGCTGCGCTTATGAAATTATCTTTCGACGAGGCTCATCGTCACGCAATGTGTCAACTGGGTGGCCTCCACGCGGTCGCGGAACTTATTGAAATGGATCACATGGCTCATGGTAGTGAAAGTGACGATCCGAATTGCATTACGTTGCGACGGTACGCAGGAATGGCATTAACTAACTTGACTTTTGGTGACGGCAATAACAAAGCACTGCTTTGCTCCTTCAAAGAATTTATGAAAGCGTTAGTTTCACAACTGAGAAGTTCCAGCGACGATCTCAGACAAGTAACAGCAAGCGTGTTAAGAAATTTATCCTGGCGTGCCGATAGCAGCAGCAAACAAACTTTGAGAGAAGTGGGTGCGGTAACGGGCTTAATGAAGGCCGCCATGGAAGGTCGTAAAGAATCTACTCTCAAATCTATTTTGTCCGCTTTATGGAATTTGTCAGCCCATTGCAGCACTAACAAAGTGGATATCTGCGCCGTGGATGGCGCGCTAGCCTTTCTCGTGGACATGCTAAGTTACAATGCGCCATCTAAAACGCTTGCAATAGTTGAAAACGCCGGTGGTATTTTGAGAAACGTATCAAGCCACATAGCTGTGCGAGAAGATTATCGAGCTAtcgtgagagagagaggctgCCTTCAAGTTCTTTTACAGCAATTGAGATCGCCTAGTCTGACAGTCGTCAGTAACGCTTGCGGAGCACTCTGGAATCTGTCTGCGCGATGTTCTCAAGATCAACGTCTCCTTTGGGATTTGGGTGCTGTGCCAATGCTACGCAGTCTTGTTCACTCTAAACATAAAATGATCTCGATGGGTTCTAGTGCGGccttgaaaaatttattgagtgCAAGACCTGGCTGTAGCAATCTTGTTCATGTGGATTCTATTACTCGCGGTCTGGGACTGTCAACCTTGCCGAGCCTGGCCGCTCGTAGACAGCGGGCGTTGGAGCAAGAAATTGATCAGAATTTGGCCGAAACGTGCGATAATATTGAGCCGAGCACGTCGCCGATTAACAAGGATGACAAATTTACATTCAAACTTGATCACAGTCTTCTTGGTATCGGCACTCATAATTTTCGTCCTTGTCAGTTGCACCATCAACCTAACACGTCCAACTTTAAATGCAATGGAGTCACTAGAAGTGAGAGTAAAGACTCGATGCGTTCTGTAACGAGTACGCATTCTGATACCATGTTCGAACGGGTAAACCGTCACGTTCTGAACGGAATATCACCTACTGATTCGCAAATTAAGCAACAGTCTTCATCGCTGCATTCTGCTGTTGGATTTGGTAACAATAGTGTGTGTGGAAAATCGAGAGACAGCTCctgcgaaagaaaatacactTTGCGTTACAAGAACGCAATACCAGAGCAACTAGGACCATCTGATGTTTTCAATATAAACGAGCTGAGATGTACAAATTCTACTATATCGTGGGCCGCAGCACCTAATCATGAACCTTCTCAGACCTCGCTGCACTCTTCCATTGAAAACAACATATCTCTGTTCGATCAAAGCGCGTCATCCTCGTCTAAAGCTGGTAGTCAATCTAGCGTCTCCGAAGAAGTTGAAGCAACTGTTCGCGTTAAATCTGATTATCAACGTGTAGCCGCGAGCGCAACTGTTAATGGTTCGAAGCAAACACCTTATTTGTCCAACGTGTCTTCTATGAAAAAAACCACGAAAAAAGTTTCAATGCGTCAACATGACGCGCTAAATAGTATTCAGAATGCAATACCTACAACGAGCATTCACAGTCCGGACGATAATTTATTCGGCGATTACGCTGAAACAGATTTAGATCAACCAACTGATTATAGTTTGCGTTACCGTGAACAAACGATAGACGATGAGAAACAACATTCAGATTTTTTTACGGGCAATGATCAAGGACTCTTACATGAAGATACAGTAAGGACTTACTACACAGAAGGAACACCGCGCGAGACATCTCTGAACTCGTCTAGAGCTACTTCCGCTTCTGATCTGCAAGACGATAGTCGCATAAGAGGCTcatcaaaaaaattatcggaGCAATATAAAGATAGTGTTCTCCATATGCAGAATAATGATTGCAAAACATCATTGACGGACGTAAAATTGAACGACTTTGCGAAATCTgaaacagaattaaatttacgcgCGACACATCTTACGGACGATGAGAGTGCGAATGATTCTTTACCATATCTCGAACATTTGGAAAATAAGCATCTTAAAAGCAACCGAGAAGGTACAAATGTGCAAAGTCATTCAag TGTAAGAACGACACCAATTTCAATGGTATTAGGAAATTCCGAATATAACGACGATCATGATAGAGAATCCAGTTCTAAGATTAATGGTTTGg ActcaaaatcaaataattgtaaaacaaataCAGAAGTACCATCGAGTGACGTTGATTTCTCATCTAACAGTAATGGTATAAAAACTTCAAATAACGATTCAGGAT atcAAGTTAGCGACGGAGATGAGGATGACGAAGATTTACTAGCCGCTTGTATTAACATTGGAATGAAAAATAAtcg gCATAGGCATTCCTTTGCAGGAAATGATCTTGAAAAACTTCCTCGACCAGTAACTACTTTGAATCGATATCAAACTAATTTTACTTTGAATCAAATTGAGCATAAAGGAGTTGTGATGCCCGATGCATTGTGCAATATGAAACATGCGCAGTCTCATGGAAGTATGGTTcaaaatattttgacaaagaaaaacaaagaagaTGAGAGCGATAAcagcgaaaaattaattaaaagaaatatagaatCAGCTACA gTAACGACAAATGTGACTGACGAATTTAAGCGTAATGAAAATTCCGGCAAGATTATAGCTAAGAAGACAGTAAACGATAATCTCAGCAGTAATTTCTCAGAAGAAACGTCTTTATTACAGAAATCTAATGCATCTTTGGATAAAAACATTTCCAATGACATTGCCATAATTAATGATGAATGTAACGCAGATTTAAAAAGCTTCGATCTTCGTAAAGTGGATGACGCAATTGGTGATATTCCGCTCGCGAATATATCATCTATAAAGCAGTCAAAAGATTCCGAAAGTAGCGAGTCAATCGATTCTGTCGAGCAGTCCGAACATGCACTTTTAGAATTATGCATTCAGCCCAGCATAAAATCCGAAAACAATGTAGATTACGTCAAGTCACAATTAGAGTTATacaataacaaaaaaatagattttgtaaaagaaagaaataatgatGTGACCGAGATCGACGGTAACGTGAGTGGAAAATCAGAAGCGAGTTTCGAAATCGTAAATACCTCGGATGTTCTGCACCGTGACAGCGTAGAGAAGCATATGAAAGAAGAGACATATAGACGACAGAGAGATCCCGATGCTATGATCGCTTCGTTAGATCGATTGACAGCAACGCTAGTTCAACAAACTGAAGCAATACGTGAACGAGATTCCGGTACGATGAAACAGAGCTTAACGTGTGACACGTGGAATGAGGATTCGCCGaatgaaatttcttttcccaGCATTAGCATGAGCGCTCCGTTGGCTGCTTCGTTCAACAGCGACTCGCAGGAAGATCAACGTACTACATCGGAGAATAATGAACAAATCAACATGACAGAATCGAAAATCATTCAGCGTGAAGCTATCAAATTGGCAAAAGCAGTGGATGCAGAACTAAATAATCAGAACGAGCTCGAAACAACGAGTTTAACGTCTATCGATTTTGAGGCGATTAAACCGCCGTCTGCAATGGGAAGTTTACTTTCATTGACTGCAAGCTACGCTGGCAATGTTGATGACAGTGCTGAGacctttattattaatcgagACAGGTGTTATTCTACATCGCTACCACCAGCCTCAATAAGGAATTCCAATGATCTTCGTAATGTGCGAAAAAAGTCTTTACCGGTTGGTGTAGTGGCCAAACGAGCGCTAGGCCAAAATCAAAATCACACTGCTAGCTTGGAAAATTTGCTGAATGAGTGCACCAGTTTGCATTTAGAAAACGTGAAACCGCCGTCTCTAATGGATGAACTGCCAGACACAGGTGATATGGAGAACAGTATGTTGAGTGTGGCTAGCATTACGTCAGAGATCGCGGATTCGAAAGACCAAGATTCGAACAGTTTAACTGGCAGCGACTCTGTGATATTTGAGATGCTAAAGCCAGTCGCCAATGTACTGTCTATGACGTGTATGCGTTACATTGAAGATACGCAGAATAGTGCGAATAATAGTCTGAGTGAGTGTCTAGAAAACATCAATCCACCGTCTTTATTTAACGAAGTGACTGAAATGGACGAGTCTACCATGGAAGCGGCCACTGACACCATGTGCAGTGATACTCTGTGCATAGATATGGACTTTCATACAGATGAGACAATACACTCAATTGTGGCAGAGGTAATCGACGAAGCAGAAAATGATACCGACGAGGGGGCTACGCCGCTCTCGTCCGAATGTTGCGTCAGTAGCTCAGCAGAGTCGACGCCAAAAAAACGACCGTATTCGAGGAGCTACTTGACCCCGAAGCAAAAGCGAAATTTAGCAAAAGAGAGATACAAAACGTATACCATCGCtgcagaaattattaaaaaagaagaggaagaacgTCGAAAGCAAGACGGTATTGTCAATGGTGTCCCGGCAGATAGAATTCCACGTGGAAAAAGTCCCTTCTCAAAATTAACGCCAAAGCAACGCAGACAAGAAAATAGAGCGAGATTCCAGACGCAAGTGCTCGAGAATCCCTTTGCAGATCTGAAAACAGTCCCAACAGAGGAAACAACAAATAAAATGACTGTTGAATCTATTGAAAAACAAGAATCAATACCTCCCACCGTCAAATCCTCGATTCCTACGTTAACAAAATTACCTATGCCCAAGGTATCGAGAAGAAAACGAGGAGATTCGCAAGAAAACAAGGACAGATATCGCACAAGAACGTTAAATGATTCAGAAGCCGTATTTAGAGATATTGAACGCGAGCatatttcgaatattaataCGACGGAAGGACATGCAGGCGCGCAAGGATACGCGCAGGAAGAGATTCAAAATATACTAGAACAAAATGCTACCTTTGTGCTAAACACTTTAAACGAATCGAGTAAAGTAAATGAGATAGATGACTACAGTCTGCACTGTGAAACTTTCACTGTGGTAACGAATGATTCTGACCCGAATTGTAATCTGAAAATGCGTTTTAAAAACGGGGTTCCAAAAAAACTAATAGGAGCGCAATGCATTAATGTTCAAACTCCGACGGCGAATATTAGTAATGAGAATTTAAAAGCCGAGCACGCAGAAGTCGCTTATGAAAATCTAGACTTGACACACCCGATTGATTCGAGTAGCGACGAAGAGTCTAATTGCGAAGGAACTTATCAGAAACctcaagaaacaaaaagaccGCGAATAATTAAGCCGGGAACGCCAGGTCGAGATCCGAGCGCGGACTCTAATGGAACGGATAAATCCGAGCCGGAAAGCCCGAAAGCTATTCGAGGACGAAGAAAGATGCTGTATTCAAATTTGACGACGCGAAAATCGACCCCGCATTCCTCGCCGTTGAAACAAACGAATCCTGTCAGCGGGATACCAATAGGTCGCAGCAACACCTCGCCAAGCGCTAGAATTCCTAGAGCTACCACTACCACCACTTTGCGGCAAAATAACAATGGTACGACTGTTACGAAAGACTCTCCGAAATCTAATACGAGCCCGAAAAGAATGTCATTTTCTGCAGATGCAGAGAGGAAAGCGCAAAATTCAGCGACTGTATCCAAAAGAACTTCCGTACCTCAAAAGGGATCTTCATTGACTTTCACGAAATCTACTAAGCGTCACAGTACACCCGCGGCTTGTTCGTCAAACTATCAAACCAGCAGTAAACCATCGGAGACTCCGATTAAGTTATTAGAACGACAAGGAACTTTTACGAAAGACGAGCCAGAAATAGAAAATGCTCCGACGGTGCACTCCACATCTTCTTCTCCAATAAAAACAAGGATCGCGAAACCAATCAAGGGCGTTTCATCGAAGGTATATCCGGTGGCAGGAAAATCCAAAATTTCAACGAAAACGCAAGAATGTCAGCCAAAAATAACGACTGCTAATAGTTCGGAAAAGATGCAACCGCCTAAGGGATCGCTAATGATGccgaaaaaattttctaaaaaaataggTATACCAACGAAAGCCCTTAATGGTAACGCGCTTCAAAACGATAAAACTGTTCGGAGAGTCGATTCATTGGGGCAACGATCTAACAGTAATTCCAGTATAGTATCTAATTCATCTGTAAGCGTACAAAATCGTAAACTAACGAAGGAAGCGACAAGCAAGATTGCGAGTCTTTGGAAAAAAGTTGAAGAAAGCAAAACCAGGCAACGTTTCGATAAACCAGACAATAGACAATGGATAAAACCTACTAATAGCGTCAGCGAGGTTGATGCCGTTGATGCAACTGATACTTACGATAATCCACCGGCGTACAGACTTTTCCGTAGTTCCACGTTCGAGGGAATTTCTCAAGAGAACAGCGACGGTGATATGTCACCTTACAAATCTAAATCTAATCGGTCGTCGCTTTTGAGCACGCAGATTGAATCTGGCGGTCATAGATACAGAAACTCTTGCGATTTGACAGGCATGAATGCTCAGGAGACGCCTTGTAAAATTCCGATAAAATCATCCGAGATGTACAAGCGGGAATTGTCGCAGCTGGATGATACAGTGACCATGAGAAAGCAGTCAAACGCCGATCTCATGGAGGAAATGGATCTCGCTAAGAGAATGTCCAGGCTCGGTTCCTTCATTCCCATGGATCCAACAGCGGAGAAAAGTGGCAGTGGCGTGCGAACACCAGCTTCAGCAATCGTATCGCCCTTTAATTACAATCCGAAGCTAGACATTCCACCTCAAGCAGCCAAAGTTAAGTCAGACGAGGTTCAGGGTAAATTCGAGACGACAGATTGCCACGTAGAGGTAGCTTCGGGATCGACTCGGGAGACGCCAGTATAA